Proteins encoded together in one Miscanthus floridulus cultivar M001 chromosome 16, ASM1932011v1, whole genome shotgun sequence window:
- the LOC136511900 gene encoding peroxisomal adenine nucleotide carrier 1-like, with amino-acid sequence MAGDGGGGVDWESLAEATSGAIGSLVSTTVLYPLDTCKTKFQAELQTQEGAQKYRNLSDVFWEAIRKRQFLSLYQGLNTKNIQSFVSSFFYFYGYSYFKRLYLEKSGAKSIGTTANLLVAATAGACTVFVTQPLDTAASRMQTSAFGKSKGLRETLSEGTWMEAFDGLGISIILTCNPSIQYTVFDQLKQRIIQRQRRKNAGSAEDNSRVVLSAFSAFLLGAISKSIATVLTYPLIRCKVMIQAADPDEDDDNESERPSKSRAPKTMLGALHAMWTKEGIPGFFKGLNAQILKTVLSSALLLMIKEKISKFTWVSLLAMRRYLFISQKRIKSVTV; translated from the exons ATGgcgggggacggcggcggcggggtggaCTGGGAGAGCCTGGCGGAGGCCACCTCCGGGGCAATCGGCTCGCTCGTTAGCACCACCGTGCTCTACCCGCTCGACACCTGCAAGACCAAGTTCCAAGCCGAGCTCCAGACGCAAGAGGGCGCGCAGAAGTATAG GAACCTTTCAGATGTCTTTTGGGAAGCGATTCGTAAAAGGCAATTTTTGTCTCTATATCAGGGCCTTAACACGAAGAACATTCAGTCTTTTGTTTCctcgtttttttatttttatgggtATAGCTATTTTAAAAGACTCTACTTGGAGAAGAGTGGAGCAAAGTCTATTGGAACAACAGCCAACTTGTTAGTTGCAGCTACTGCTGGTGCTTGCACCGTTTTCGTGACACAG CCATTAGATACAGCAGCTTCTAGGATGCAGACAAGTGCCTTTGGAAAGTCTAAAGGTCTGAGGGAAACTCTTTCAGAAGGTACTTGGATGGAAGCATTCGATGGCTTGGGCATTTCCATTATATTGACTTGCAATCCTTCTATTCAG TACACCGTATTTGATCAGCTCAAGCAAAGGATAATTCAGAGGCAGCGACGCAAAAATGCAGGGTCAGCAGAGGATAATTCTCGAGTTGTTCTTTCTGCTTTCTCAGCTTTTCTGCTTGGTGCCATCTCCAAAAGTATTGCTACAGTATTAACTTATCCATTAATCAG GTGCAAGGTGATGATTCAGGCTGCAGACccagatgaagatgatgacaatgaATCTGAAAGGCCAAGCAAATCAAGAGCACCAAAAACAATGCTAGGTGCCTTGCATGCTATGTGGACCAAGGAAGGCATTCCAGGCTTCTTCAAAGGCCTGAATGCTCAGATCCTTAAAACAGTTTTGAGCTCCGCCTTGCTGCTGATGATAAAGGAGAAGATCTCGAAGTTCACTTGGGTCTCACTGCTTGCCATGCGGCGGTATCTCTTCATTTCTCAGAAGAGGATCAAGAGTGTAACTGTATAA